The genomic window ATACTGACAGACGAAACAACCTTCAAACGAAAAGCGAACGAGATTTTACTCGCTTATCGTATTGAAAATTTCTTTAGTAAAGATGAGATATTAACTACCTATTTAAATGTTTCCCCATTTGGTAGAAACAATAAAGGTGAAAATATTGCTGGTGTAGAGGAAGCAGCCAAAGGACTTTTTGGTAAAAGCGCAAACGATCTAACCTTACCGCAAGCCGCTTTCATTGCAGGGCTGCCTCAAAGTCCGATTGTTTACACGCCTTATCTTAATACGGGAGAGTTGAAGGAAGATGTATCTGCAGGTATGGCTCGAAAAGACGATGTTCTCTTCAATATGTATCGTGAAAAAATGATTACTAAAGAAGAGTATGACGCAGCAAAAAGCTACGACCTAGCTCAGGACTTTCTACCTAGCGCACAGGCCAATACAACAACCGAAGGCTTCTTATACTATACCGTATTGAATCAAGCAGTTGATGTTATCATGGATATGAACATTGAGAAAGCCGGAGTGAATAGAGCTGAGCTGGATCAAGTGGGACTGGATCAGTACGAGGAACAAGCGCGAAGACAAATTGAGAATCGCGGCTATACGATTGAATCAACAATCGATCCGACTGTATACAATACGATGCAGGAAGCGGTTGCCAACTATGGCTATCTGTTAGATGATGGCTACGCGGCTACATCAGTAGAAACCGGAAATATTCTGATGGACAACCGAACAGGTAAAATCATCGGCTTCGTAGCTGGGCGTAATTACGATATCAATCAAAATAACCATGCGTTCGATACAGAGCGTCAGGTAGGATCGACAATCAAACCGATTTCGGTTTATGGTCCGGCAATCGATCAGGGAATGATCGGTTCGGAAAGCCGACTGGCCAATTATCCAACGAAGTATAAAACGGGTGGCGTGCTTGAAAATGCAACAAATGCAGGAACAAACACCTTTGACACTGTCCGTACTTCACTGGAATGGTCCTACAATATTCCAGTCGTCAATTTAAATAATGCAATGAAGGAACAAATGGGTGACGACAACTTCTCTTATAATAATTATTTAAGCAAGATGAACTATCCTGCGGATGAACGCTGGTCCTATGAATCGGCACCTCTAGGCTCTGTGGAAGCATCTGTTTATACACAAACAAATGGTTTCCAAGCACTTGCCAACGGCGGCGTCTACCAAAAAGGTTATATGATCGAAAAAATCATCGACAATGACGGAAATGTCATTTATCAGCATCAAGAAACACCCGTACAGGTATATTCTCCTGCAACAGCATCAATTATGAATGATTTGATGCGTTCCGTACTGGATTCTAAAATCACGACACCTTTCAAAGACGTGATTACCGGTTTGAACCCGCAACTGGCAAGCGTAGACTTCGTAGGGAAAACCGGTACGACAAATGATTATAGAGATGCTTGGCTGGTAGTCTCCAACCCTAGCATCACCATCAGCTCTTGGAGCGGTTACGATGAAAATAGTATAATGAGTCCCGACAGCGGTATTCAAAACAGCACGTACCTTGCCTATCTGACGAATGCCATCTATACGGTCAGACCAGATTTATTCAATGCAGAGGAACGCTTCACACTTACAGATGACGTCATCCAAGCCAATGTATCTAAACTAACGGGCGATAAAGACGGTGGCTTCACATACAACAATATTCGATACAGTGTTTCCGGCGGAACAGTTGTTTCTTATTTTGCTAAAAATGGGCCGGCAGATAGTCAGTATAAATTTGGTTATGGTGGAACAGATGCCAATTACCAAGCGTATTGGAGTAAGTATCTCTCTACTAAACCAGCAAGCTCTTCCGGTTCATCTGGTTCATCTAGATCAGGAAGTTCGAATACAAATAACAATAACAACAGTAACAATAATAGCAACAATACGGGAACTGCTGGTGGAAATACCAATACAGATCCAGAGCCAGATCCAAACACTGACACAGATAACAACAATAATAATGAAAATAACAACAATGAAACACCTCCTGAAGAAAACAATAATGGTGGCGACACCTCAGAAGAAGAAACACCTCAAGGGTCGGTTGAACCAACACCATCAGACTAGCAAAAAAAGGAGCAGATATCCGTCTGCTCCTTTTTTTTACTCTATTCCATATAAAATAGACATCCAGCTCTTGCAAGCAGAATGTCCATCTATATTACTTCGTTGAACCCTTTTTCTCAATACCATAAGGAAGCACAACAGTTTTATCTTCGATTTCTTCTTTATTCATCAATTTAGTCAGTAGACGCATCGCTACTGCACCAATATCATATAAAGGCTGAGTCACACTTGTAAGCTTTGGACGAGCAACATCTGTCAGTAATGAATTATTACTTGTGATGATCTCAAACTCTTCCGGTACTTTGACACCGGCATCCAGCATGCCATCTAGCAAGCCAATCGCCAATTCATCATCTGTAACAACAGCAGCAGTCGCTCCACTGTTACGAATCCGTTCAGCAAGATTGATACCATCCTTAAATCGGTATTCTGCTTCGAAAATCAAGCCTTCACTGTAAGTCAGACCATTTTCTGAAAGAGCTTCTTTGTAGCCGCTCATTCTATTTTTGCCATTGATAGGATCGATCAATGCACCGCTGATAAACGCAATTTTCTTATTGCCATTTTTAGCAAGAATATCTGTTGCATCTTTTGTTGCAGCACTATAATCAATGTTTACACTACCAACCTGCTCATCAGGATCAATAGAACCAGCTAAAACGACAGGTGTTTTAGAACGTGAGAATTCACCACGGATCTCATCAGTGATATGGTGTCCCATAAAAATGATGCCATCCACTTGCTTCGCAAGCAGGTTATTCAACACATTGACTTCCTTCTGATCATTTCCATCAGAGTTCGCTAGAATAATATTGTATTTATACATTGTTGCAACATCATCGATCCCTCTTGCCAATGAAGAGAAAAAGATATTGCTGACATCAGGAATAATCACTCCGACAGTTGTTGTTTTCTTACTTGCCAGTCCTCGAGCAACAGCATTTGGGCGATAATCCAAGCGGTCAATGACTTCCAGTACTTTCTTTCTGGTTGCCGGCTTAACGTTTGGATTACCA from Enterococcus sp. 9E7_DIV0242 includes these protein-coding regions:
- a CDS encoding transglycosylase domain-containing protein; this translates as MDNQQNSNQKNHDSHKLLDKKKTFFTLNVIIRVLKALVLFAVIALILGGSLGLGVGMGYFASLVEGTDPPTQEELQKEISDITEVSKMTYADGSTISAIKSDLIRTRVDGEHISQLLKNAVIATEDEYFEEHDGVVPKALIRALLSDVAGIGGSSGGSTLTQQLVKQQILTDETTFKRKANEILLAYRIENFFSKDEILTTYLNVSPFGRNNKGENIAGVEEAAKGLFGKSANDLTLPQAAFIAGLPQSPIVYTPYLNTGELKEDVSAGMARKDDVLFNMYREKMITKEEYDAAKSYDLAQDFLPSAQANTTTEGFLYYTVLNQAVDVIMDMNIEKAGVNRAELDQVGLDQYEEQARRQIENRGYTIESTIDPTVYNTMQEAVANYGYLLDDGYAATSVETGNILMDNRTGKIIGFVAGRNYDINQNNHAFDTERQVGSTIKPISVYGPAIDQGMIGSESRLANYPTKYKTGGVLENATNAGTNTFDTVRTSLEWSYNIPVVNLNNAMKEQMGDDNFSYNNYLSKMNYPADERWSYESAPLGSVEASVYTQTNGFQALANGGVYQKGYMIEKIIDNDGNVIYQHQETPVQVYSPATASIMNDLMRSVLDSKITTPFKDVITGLNPQLASVDFVGKTGTTNDYRDAWLVVSNPSITISSWSGYDENSIMSPDSGIQNSTYLAYLTNAIYTVRPDLFNAEERFTLTDDVIQANVSKLTGDKDGGFTYNNIRYSVSGGTVVSYFAKNGPADSQYKFGYGGTDANYQAYWSKYLSTKPASSSGSSGSSRSGSSNTNNNNNSNNNSNNTGTAGGNTNTDPEPDPNTDTDNNNNNENNNNETPPEENNNGGDTSEEETPQGSVEPTPSD
- the ccpA gene encoding catabolite control protein A, coding for MEKQTITIYDVAREADVSMATVSRVVNGNPNVKPATRKKVLEVIDRLDYRPNAVARGLASKKTTTVGVIIPDVSNIFFSSLARGIDDVATMYKYNIILANSDGNDQKEVNVLNNLLAKQVDGIIFMGHHITDEIRGEFSRSKTPVVLAGSIDPDEQVGSVNIDYSAATKDATDILAKNGNKKIAFISGALIDPINGKNRMSGYKEALSENGLTYSEGLIFEAEYRFKDGINLAERIRNSGATAAVVTDDELAIGLLDGMLDAGVKVPEEFEIITSNNSLLTDVARPKLTSVTQPLYDIGAVAMRLLTKLMNKEEIEDKTVVLPYGIEKKGSTK